The Cellulomonas oligotrophica sequence AACAGCCACGGGCGGCCCTGGCAGCCGCGGCCGACGACGACGCCGTCGCAGCCGGTGTGCGCGACCATCGCCAGGGCGTCCTCGGCGGACCAGATGTCGCCGTTGCCGAGCACGGGGATGTCGGTCACGGCCTCCTTGAGGGTGGCGATCGCGTCCCAGTCGGCGGTGCCGGAGTAGTAGTCGGCGGCGGTGCGGCCGTGCAGCGCGACGGACGCGACGCCGGCGTCCTGGGCGGTCAGGCCGGCCTCGACGTAGGTGAGGTGGTCGTCGTCGATGCCCTTGCGCATCTTCACGGTCACCGGGACGCCGTACGGGCGGGCCGCGTCGACGGCGGCGCGCACGATCGAGGCGAACAGCTCGCGCTTCCACGGGAGCACGGCGCCCCCGCCGCGGCGGGTGACCTTGGGCACCGGGCAGCCGAAGTTCAGGTCGACGTGGTCGGCGCGGTCCTCCTCGACGAGCAGGCGCACCGCGGCGCCGATCGTCGTGGGGTCGACGCCGTAGAGCTGGACGGAGCGCGGCACCTCGTCGGGCTCGAACGAGATGATCCGGAACGACTCGGGGCTGCGCTCGACGAGCGCACGGCTCGTGACCATCTCGGCGACGTACAGGCCGGCGCCCGACTCGCGGCACAGGCGCCGGAACGCGGCGTTGGTCACCCCGGCCATGGGGGCGAGCACCACGGGCGTCGTGACGGTGAGGGGGCCGATGCGCAGCGGGGGGAGCACCGCGCCGGGGGCGCGCGCGTCGCCCGGGGCGGCCGGGAGCGTCTCGGGCGTCGTGGTCATGCCCCCATTGTCGCCCGACGGCGGGGCTGGTCCGCGGGCGGGGCCCGACCTGCGACGATCGGGGCGTGACCGACGACTCCTCGCTCCCCTCGTTCCTGCCGCCCGGCGTGCCCGCCTTCGTCGAGGGAACCCCCGGCGACGCGGTCGACGGCGTGGTCGCCTCCCTCGCCATGGCGGCCGCCCTGCGCGGCGGCCCGTCCGCCCTGACGGACGAGCAGGTCGCCGCGCTGCTCGGGCGCGCCGGCCTGCCGGGCGACGCGGACCACGTCGCCCAGGTCCGCGCCCGCGCCGGGGCGGACCTGCTGGCGGCGCCGCCGCAGGCCTGAGCCACCGGCGCTGCCGCACCACCGGGCACGGTCGCGCTGTCGGGCACGACCGGTGCAGGCTGGCACCGGGACACGCCCGTGCCCCGGACCCCCCGAGGAGCACCCATGGCCGACTGGAACGAGCAGATCGTCGCCGAGTTCCGCGCGAACGGCGGCACCGTGACCACGATGGGCTTCGGCCGCAGCCTCGTCCTGCTGCACCACACCGGTGCGCGCACGGGTACCGCACGCGTCTCGCCGGTCTTCGCGATCCGTGACGACGAGGACACGTGGCTCGTCGCCGCGTCGAAGGCCGGTGCGCCCGAGCACCCCGCGTGGTTCCGCAACCTGCTGGCCCACCCCGACACCGTCGTCGAGACCCCCGACGACGGCACCGTGCCCGTGCACGCGCGCGAGCTCACGGGCGCCGGGCGCGACACCGCCTGGGCCCGGTTCACCGCGGCGTCCGACGGGTTCCGCGGCTACCAGGAGAAGACGACGCGGACCATCCCCGTGGTCGCGCTGACCCGTCGCACCCCCTGACGGCCCTGGCGCTCCGACGGGCGCGGAACCGCACCGGCAAGTCCCGGACGCGGGCCGTACCCGGCCGCTAGCCTGCGAGGACATCGGCACCGGCTCGGGGGGCAGCATGGGGGACGTCACGGTTCGCGCGGGTGCGGCACGCAGGCCGCTGCGCGCGGTCGGCGGGACGGCGGGGGTCGTGGGCGCGCTCGTCGTGGCCGCGCTCGTGTGGTTCCTCGTGACCGAGGGGCTGATGCTGCACGGCACCCGCACGGGCCTGGCACCGGGGGTCGGTGCGGTCACCTCCGTGGACCCCGGCGCCACGGACGTCGGGTCGCTGCACGGGC is a genomic window containing:
- a CDS encoding nitroreductase/quinone reductase family protein, which translates into the protein MADWNEQIVAEFRANGGTVTTMGFGRSLVLLHHTGARTGTARVSPVFAIRDDEDTWLVAASKAGAPEHPAWFRNLLAHPDTVVETPDDGTVPVHARELTGAGRDTAWARFTAASDGFRGYQEKTTRTIPVVALTRRTP
- the dusB gene encoding tRNA dihydrouridine synthase DusB is translated as MTTTPETLPAAPGDARAPGAVLPPLRIGPLTVTTPVVLAPMAGVTNAAFRRLCRESGAGLYVAEMVTSRALVERSPESFRIISFEPDEVPRSVQLYGVDPTTIGAAVRLLVEEDRADHVDLNFGCPVPKVTRRGGGAVLPWKRELFASIVRAAVDAARPYGVPVTVKMRKGIDDDHLTYVEAGLTAQDAGVASVALHGRTAADYYSGTADWDAIATLKEAVTDIPVLGNGDIWSAEDALAMVAHTGCDGVVVGRGCQGRPWLFADLAAAFAGSDERIRPGLGEVARVVRRHAELMVDHFGEESKALREMRKHMAWYLKGYVVGGETRAALGLVSSLAELDDRLAGLDLDQPYPGDAAEGPRGRAGSPKRPILPYGWLDSRELSEDFRRDLHEAELSVSGG